Below is a window of Ralstonia nicotianae DNA.
GGTCACGCCGGTCACCGCGCGCGGGCCGGACCTCGGGCCGCTCCATTGCGGATGACGCGCGCTGGCCGTGGCGAGCCATTGCTCCCAGACGCGGGGAACGGTCTGCGCCTGCGATTGCGGCAGGCCCGCCAGCCACAGGACGCTGGCGAGAAGGCACCCGCCGATCGCTTGCTTCATGAACCCCTCGAAACCGGATGAAAGGCGCAGTGTGCCGCATCGGCCCGCCAGCCGGAAGCCTCGCTTACCCCTGCCGCCGCATCGGCGCCACATGGGTCTTCGACGGCGACAGCCCGGCCCACCGGAGGCGTGCCACGCGCCATGAGATGAACGGCGGAGCGTGATGGCCGGCCCATTCGCGGAAACCCCTGGACGGCCGGCGCACACCGGCATCAGCGGCCGCCCGAACGCCGCGCGCCGGGGCAGACGAGGCACACAGGCCCGCCTGCCCCGGCGCGCGGCGTGAACGGCCTCAGGCCAGCGCGGTGCGCGTCGTGCCGTCCGGCAGGCGGAACACCGAGACCGCGCGGCGCAGGCTCGTGGCCTGCTCTTCGAGCGACTGCGCCGCCGCGGCCGCCTGCTCGACCAGCGCCGCGTTCTGCTGCGTAACCTCGTCCATCTGCGTGACGGCCTGGTTGACCTGCTCGATGCCCCGGCTCTGCTCGGCCGAAGCCGCCGCGATTTCAGAGACGATATCGGAGACCCGGCGGATCGCCTCCTTCACCTGGCCCATGTTCTGCCCGACCTCGACCGCCTGCTTGGAGCCTTCCTGCACCACGGCGACCGACGAGCCGATCAGTTCCTTGATCTCCTTGGCCGCCGCGGCCGAACGCTGCGCCAGCGTGCGCACCTCGCTCGCCACCACGGCGAAGCCGCGGCCCTGCTCGCCCGCCCGCGCGGCTTCCACCGCGGCGTTGAGGGCGAGGATGTTGGTCTGGAAGGCGATGCCTTCGATCAGGCCGGTGATCTCGGAGATCTTGCCGGAGCTGGTGCTGATCTTGTCGATCGTGCCGACCATCTCCTGCACGGCATCGTTGCCTGCCTGGGCCATGGTGCTCGCGCTGGCGGCCAGCGTATTGGCCTGGGCCGCGTTTTCCGCGTTCTGTTTGACCGTCTCGGTCAGCTGCGTCATGCTCGACGCGGTCTCTTCCAGCGAGGCCGCCTGCTGCTCGGTGCGCGCCGACAGGTCGACGTTGCCGGCCGCGATCTCCTGCGAAGCCACCGTCACCGATTCGGCCGAGGCCTTGATGCCGCGCACGGTATCGGCCAGTTGGCGGTCCATCTTGCGCAGGGCGATGAGCAGCTCGCCGAACTCGCCCTGCGAGTCGATCACGATCTCGTTCTCGAGCGTGCCGCCGGCGATGTGGTTGGCGACATCGACCGCGCGGCTCAGCGGGCGCGAAATCGCACGCAGCAGATACCACGACATGGCCCCGCCGACCACGATCCCCGCGCAGACCAGCGCGATGGTGACCAGCAGGATGCGCTGATACGTTGCAGCGCTGTCGGTCATGAAGTCCTTGGCCTGCTCCAGGTTGATCTCGATATCCTGTGCCAGCCATTCGCTGATCGACGTGCCGGTGGCCGAGTTGCCGTTGATGATCTGCCCGGCGGCGTCTAAATTGCCGGCCCGCAGCGCATCGACCGCCTTGTTCGCGGCGTCATTGAACTTGGGCAGCGTGTCGTTGATCTTCGTGGCGACCTCGCGTTCCTTGTCGCTCGTGATGCTGTCCGGGAAGTATTGCTTCCAGACTCGGTTGGTCTGCTCCACGTCCGTGCGGATGGCCTGGATCGCCGCCGTGACCTCGGCCGCATCGTCCTTGAGCGCCTGCGTGCGGCGCATTTGCAGGCGCAGGTCGAGCTGTGTTGCCCGCACTTCGGCCAATTGGGCGATGGGAATGGTATTGCCGGTATAGGCGTCCGTGATATTGCCGTTGAGCCGCATCAAGCCGCGCACGGCAAATATGCCGCTGATGGCCAGCAGCGCAATGCACACGCCGAAGGCACACAGAATCTTGAACCGCACCGAGTGCATGATGGCTTGCATTATTCCCCCTTTGTACATTCAGAAAATGTAAGCACTGATATCAGAAACTTTCATACGGGGTCTACGGCACGACGCTGGAAACCTGAAGAGGGACGCGGCGCCCGATGCGGAACACCTCCAATAGGTGGCGATCCCGGCACAAAAATTTGCCAATTGGGTCGGATTTTTGCCGGTACGACGCTGACCGCATCAATGCACCTCGGTGCATATCTGGCGATAAAAGCGGATTAATGCGCACATCCCCTGACTGAGCCGTCCAGCTCGGCAACCGTTGACGCAGCGCATCCAATCGATTATTCACCCCGCCTTCCATTATTCATTTCATTTCTCAAATAGATTTGAGAATCAGCCAAACATAATCCGATCCCGATTTTTGTCATGGCGGTGACATGCAGATTTGGCGAAATGGCGCCCGGTTTAGCCCCTGAATCCGCAACGGCTGTTCAGCCACGCCCAAACCGCTGCCCATGGATCGCGATCTCCTTTTCCCGGCCCCTGCCAATGCACGCTCCGCCGTCAAGCCGCCCGCCCACGCCAGGCTGCTGACCCATCGGGACCTTTCCGCGCTGCTCGAACTGGAACATGAAAAATGGGATACCCGCCAGGCGGCCTCGCGGGCCGATCTCGGGACGCGCATCGATGCCCACCCCGACCTCGCGGTGGGCGCGTTCTGCCCGGCCTCGGGTCGCATGCTCGCCTCGCTGTTCATGAAGCCCGTGGCGGACGATTTCCACCGCCACGTGCGGACCTGGAGCGACTGCGTCCGGACCCCGGCGCCGCGCAGCAGCACGTCGCTGTTCGGCATCAGCCTGAGCAGCCGCAGCCAGGCCGGCGTCGACGCCATCCTGCGATTCTTCTGGCCGCACGCGCTCAAGCGGGGGTGGCGCCATATCTATCTCGGCTCGCCGGTGCCCGGCCTGCGGAACTGGCTGCGCAGCCGCCGGCAGACCCCCGTGGAAGCCTACGTGCGCGCGCGCCGGGCCGGCCAGCCCATCGATCCGCAGCTGCGCTACTACCGGTCGCGCGGCTTCACGAAGATCGTCGCCATCAAGCCCGGGTACTTTCCGCACGAGCGCTCGCTCGACTACGGGGTGCTGCTGCGCGGCACGGTGCCCCTGTCGACGCTGGGGCCGCTGTGGGCGGCCTTGCCGCTGGCCTCGGTGCAGCGTGTGACGCGCCCGCTGGCGGCACTGCTGTGAGCACGCGCGCCCGGGTTGGCAGGCCTGGCCGTGTCCTGTCCGACCGGTTTGCCGATGTGCCAAGCCTGCTGTTCCTGGCCGGCGTCGTGGCCAATACCGCGCTGATCGCCTGCGCGGACACGCCGTGGCTGCCGGCGCTGCTGACGCTGCCGCAGGCCCTGCTCCTGGGCGGCTGCCAGGAAGCGAAGCACTTGTGCGTTCACGGCACCTTCCTGCGCAATCGCCGCCTCAATGACACCGTCGGCACGGTCTGCGCGGCGCTGTTCGGCGTGAATTTCGTGGCGTACCGGTCTTTCCACTACCAGCATCACCGCGCCACCTGCACCGACGCCGACCCGGAAGGCGGCCTGTATGCGCTCAGCTGGCGCACGCGCTGGATCTGGCTGCTCGCGCCGATCGAACTGCCCTGGGTGGCGTTCCACATCAACCGGATCGGCTGGCCGATGGTACCGGCCGGGCAGCGGCTGCGGCGCGCGGCGGCGCTGGCCTGGATGGCGGCCTTCGCGGCGCTGATCGGCCTCGCGGCATGCCACGCGCCGCGGGCCGTGCTCTTCGGCTACGCGATCCCGCTGGCGCTGTTCGCATGGTTCGACTTCGTGCTGACGCAGGCCGAGCATTACCAGGTCGACATCGCGCCCGCCGCGTCCGTGCGCGCGCCCGCAGCGCTCACGCATGACATCGTGCTGCCGCTGGGGCTGGGCTGGCTGACCCTGCATCGCACGCTGCACCGCGTGCATCACTGCCACCCCGGGCTGCGCTGGTTCGAGGCGCCGCGCCGGCTGCGCGCGGACCCGAGCGCCGCGCCGATGTCGTATGCGGCATTCGTGCGCCGCTGGCTGAGCGCAGGCCCGCGGCTATGGCTGCGGGCCGACGCCAGCCCGGCTGCGCCCAACCCCACCGATCACCCTGCCCATGATGCCTGAAGCAACCCGATCCGCCGCCGGCGATCGCCCTTACTGGAACGGAACGGCTGTCCGCAGCCGCCTGTTCGATGCGCTGTCGCTGCTGCTGCCCGCGGGAGAAGCCTTCCTGATCGAGACGCTGCAGGCGTGGCGCGCGCAAGCCTCAACCCCGCACGACGATGCGCTGCACGACGAGATCGACCGCTTCATCCGCGAGGAAGGCGCGCACCAGCGCGCGCATGCCCGCTACAACGCCGCGCTGATCGCCGGCCTGCCCGGCGCGGAGGCGGTCGCCCGGCGGGCGGAGTGCGTGGCTGCCGGCCTCGCGGATCTCGGCCTGCCGATGCAGGTCGCGCTGGCGGCGGCGTTCGAGCAACTGACCGCGCTGGTCTCGCGCGAGATCGTCGAGCATGACACGCTGCTCGTCGATGACGGCTCCCAGCCGAGCCGCCTGTGGCGCTGGCATGCGCGCGAAGAGCTCGACCATTGCGACGTTGCGCTGGCGGTTGCCGCGCGGGGCGCGCCGAGCCGCTGGCTGCGCCGGCTGGCGCTCGTGCTGGCCACAGGCTATCTGGCCTCCGACCTGGTGCGCTATACCTGGGCGCTGTGCCGCTGCGACATCGCAGCCGGCGCCAGCCGCCGGGCCCTGCTCGCCGATGGCATCCGCGTCATGGTGGGCAGTCTGCCCGCGCTTGCCCGCATGGCCCGGGGCTGGCTGGGCTTTGCCGTGTCGCCGCAAGGCCGGCTGCACGGACAGGCTTGACCCGTTCCGCTGCCCTGCGCCGCCCTTGTCCGTACCGATGCCAAGGCGTCATCGCACAGCGGATGACGCAGAACCGTATCGCCCCCGGACGCGATACGGCAGGCCACGCCGATGCGCACGCGCCGAGTCCGCTGAGGCATCCGCCGTCGGACGGCGGTGTGCGTCATCCGAGCGCACCAGCGGAACGGAGTTCGCCCGCGGCCACCGGGCTTCGCGCCGTCCCCGCTCACCGGCTTCCCGGGTCCGCTAGCCTGCCTGGGCCCCCAACGTCTCGCCGTCAGACCATGCCGCGTTTTTCAAACTGCTTCATTCCGACGGCACACAAGCCGTCGTCGGCCACGCCAGTCTCCGACACCGCCGCGCCCACCAGCGGCCCCGAGCCGACTCCCGCCGCCGCGCCCGCGCAGCCCCGCCCTCCGCGATCCGCCCGCGGCACGCTGAAAGACCGGCTCAAGCAGATGGCCCATCTCAAGCACGTGCCGCACAAGCCCGCGATCAGCGTCGATCACTGGGATGAGCATGCGACGCTCAAGCTCTGCGAGCAATGGCGCACCGGGCAGGCGCGGCAACCCTCGGTTCCGGACCTGGCCCGGCTGGCCGCGCTGAATTTCGAGCGCGCACATGCGAACAGCATCCCCGCAGACCAGAAGACGCGGCGGCTGTTGCCCGAAGGGACGTCGGAGTCGGTCTACTACCAGGCGATGATCGAGACCTTCCTCAAGGCCGTCGGCATCGAAGACAACGACGTGGCCGCCACGCTCGAGAGCTTCAAGAAGGTGGGCACGGGCGGCCTGCATCGCCAGCCGGTGAGCATTGCCTCCGCGGTGGGCGGCGCCGTCAGCACGGCGCAATACGCGGTGGCGGCGAACCTGCCCGCGAAGACCGCGCTCTCTGGCGTACAACTGCTGCTGACCCTGCTGACGACGCAGCTGGCATTCGATTCCGCCGATCTGCGGTTCCGCAATGCCGGCACGGAAGAGGTGATGCCGCTCGGCAGGGCGGACACCACGCCCAGCGCGAAAACCGGCCCCAACGTGCTGCGCACCACCGGACGGCTCGCCTGGGACCTGCGCAAGATCAGAACGAACGTGAGCCAGATGGAAAAAGCCCAGGCCGCGCTCGATGGTGCACAAAACGCATACGACAAAGCGCAGGCAACGATCGCGGCCGCACGCGAGGCACTCAAGGCGGCGCAAAACGCCCTCGCTGCCGCGCAGGCTACGCCTGCAGCGCCGAAGGTGACACTGTTCCAACACATGCTGGCAGAGTCCGCCATCACGCAGGCGAAGACGGACATCGAGCAGGCAACCCGGAAGATCGGGCAGGGGCAGGAAGCGGCCGGGCAGGCGGAGCACGCGATCCAAGCCGCGGGCGAGACGCTGAAGATCGCCTTCGCCAGGTTCTGCATGCGCAACGAGCTCAAGTCGGACTACAAGACCGCGTCCGAAAGCGCCAAGGTCGAGTATCACGGCAACAAGCGCTTTCTCGGCATCAGCGTTGCCACCGGCGCGGCCAACCTGACCGCCACCATCCTCGGCATTCTCACGCCGGTGGTGGTATCGGCCACGGTGACGACGGGGGTCACCGCCGCCGCCGCCGCGCTGGCCGCGGTGCTGTATGTCGGCTATCAGCTGAGCTCGGGGCCGAGCAAGGACGGCGAAGCGAAGGCCAAGCGCGCGATCGTGGCACTCGCCAAATCCCTCGATCTGCTCGCCGGCAATGCCGCCAAGCAGCAGAAGGCGCGCGCCGCCGCCTACCGGACCTATATCGCCGAGCGGCGCATCTGGAACCGGCCCGAAGTCCGCAAGAACGCCAAGCCCAAGCTCGTCGCCACGCTCGATGAGATCGCGCGGAAAGACACGACCGAGCACGATCTCGACCCCTTGAAGAACTGGCTCGGCTATGCCAAGCATCGGGAGGAGATGGAAGCCGCGGGCAACGACCATGACGCAGCGCGGGCCATCGAGGAAACCTTCTCGCAGGCGCATGGCGCGCGGTTCAGCGCGAAGACCGTCGCCGACGCGTGGAAAACGCCCGAGCGGATGCGTTTCGACAGCATGGGCCGCCTGCTGCTGGGCAAGCTCGGCAACGCAATCGGAGCCGTCCACAAGTTCAACGCGGAAACCGAGCGCGCCGCGCCCGGCGAATCCGCGCGGGAGGCGTTCGCGCGCCGCCAGATCCACGCCGGCAGGCTGGCCGACGTCAAGGCCTGCCTGCGCGACTGGATCAGCTTCGAGCAGGCGCAATCACAGATGAAAAGCGCGCTGCAGGAAAAAGACCCCGACCAGGCACGCACCCTCCTGCGCGGCGCCGCGCAAGCGCTGGCCGCCGTCCGCGACACCGACGCACAGAATCTGTTCAGCCGCGACGGCCGCAAGCAGGTCGAGGCCACCGAACTGGCCAAGCGGATGACGATCGGCGAGCGCGAGCGCTACACCATGACGAATGCCGGCCCCGCCGCGCTGGCCGGTCTGGTCAACATCGGCGGCGCGGCGGCGAGCCTTGGCCTGAACATCGAGAAAGTCGTCGCGGAAAGCCATGGGATCTCCATGCCGGCCCAATACGGCGACCAGAACGACGCACGGACCCTCGCCCAGGGCAGCGCGCCGGTGACGGCCCCCTACGTGGCGGCCGAGCGCGCCCGCTTCCAGAAGACCCGCATGGGGAAGACCGTCAAGACGCTTGCCCGCAAACAGGACGACCACGTCGCGCTCAAGCTGGAGCTGCCCGCCGGCAAACCGATGGCGCCCAATACGGACTACGCCGCCCCCGACATCGACCAAGCTCTCGACAAGCTGATCGGGCAGCTGGAAGACCTGCGCGACATCCCCGATGAAATCCAGCTCTCCATCGGCGGGAAAGCGCTGCCGTCGGGCAAGCTGAGCGGGACGACCGGCTACCTGAACTGGCGGTACGACAACGCGCCGCTGCAGACCAAGGCCAAGTTCCAGATGCGCATGATGGAGATGGTGGCCGACAACCTGGCCATCTCGGTGGCAAGCCCGATCGCGCAGGGCATCGCGCAGGTGCCGCTGTCGATGACCCGGGCCGCGGCCCATCGCGGCAACGCCATGAGCGCCGACGTGCGTGATCGCCTGACCCGCCTGGCCGGACAGCCGGCCGATCCGCAGCCCTCGCCCGAGCACCCGCCCGCCGGCACACAACCGGTGCCGCAAGCGGAACCACCGGCCTCCCCCCGTCGATCGACGCCCGTTGCCCAAGCCCAGCCGAAGCAACGCCAGCCCGCTCTGGGCCGGGTGCCCGGCGACTTCGACCCGTCCGCGGCCCGACACGCGCTGAGTGATGTGCCGATGCTGGGCGGAGAAGCACCCGCGGACGCGCCCGCCGCGCCCGCCGCACTCGCGGACGCCGTCTTCCAGCCCAGGCCTGCCGGCGATCCCCATGCCGAAGCCGTGGTGCAGCAGCGCCGCATGCTGGTCGGCAGCCAAGGTGCCGACGCAACGCACCAGTGGCTCGAGGCGCGCGGCATCGCAGCCGCGCCCAACAGCGGCGCCACCAGCATGGACTGCCTGATCATCTCGCTGCTGCAGCATGCAACCAGCCGCTACGATGCGGCCTCCGAACCGGCCCTGGCCCGCGAGGCGGCCCGGTATCGCACCGCACTGGCCCTGCAGCATCCGGAGATCCTGTCGGGTGACCGGATGCTCTACGCCGACGAGCCGGCCACCGGCGCGCTGATCAAGATGATCAACGAAACCCAGCAGGTCAGCCTGCAATTGCAGATGGTCTTGCCGACCGACGACGGCCCCGTCCAGTTGCCAAGCCCGAAGACCGGGCACGACCCGGTCGGCGTCGTGCTGTTCGGCAACCATTTCCAGGCGCTGCACCAGACGCACCGCGATCAGGATCGGACAGCGGATGCGCTCGGCGCGAATGCCGGCGCGCGCGACGCGCAGGACAGCGGACGGCGGATCGCGGGCGATGCGGTCGGCCAGCCCGTACCGTCCACGGCCGGCGCCTCACCGCAGCGGAACGCCGCCGGCACGCCACCGCGCGGGCCGCAAGGCGGAACACCCGACATCGGCCCCGGGGATGACGCGGTGTCGGACGACGATTTCTATTCCGCAACGGCGTCGCTGTCGAGCGTGGCATCCGGTTCCGAATCCGAACGCGACATCGAGGACGCCATGCGCCGCGCGGGCCGCCACGACAGCGCCGATACCGGCAAGCAAGCGCGCCCGGAACGCCCGAAGCCGCAGGCCGATGCAGCGCCGGCGCCGGCCACGGCCTCGCCCCCCGCGAAGCGGCCAAACCGCATGATCAGGTGGCTGTCCAAGACCTTGAAAGGCAAACCGAAACCCGACGTGCAGCAGACCGCCGCCCCCGCGGATCAACAACCGCCGTCGATGCGCCGATGACGGGCTGGCCGTCAGCTCGGCGCTTGCAGCACGGCAGTTCGGTCGAGCTGGCCCCAGCAACGGTGCATGGCATGCGAGCCGCGGTCTAGGCCGTGGACGAAGCCCAATGCCTTCACGCCGCCGAAAGTCGCGGCGCAAAGGTCCTCGGCATACGCGAAAGGCGGCAGCCCGACGCGCCGGCCATGACGATAATGGGTAACGTGTTCAGCGCGACTCGGAGACTCGGATCGACACACGGACGCTTCTATCGGGCGTTGGCTCGTTGATCCCGGCGAGGGCGGAGGGCGGGCGGTTCGAGCAAGGTTCGTGCCGCTTGCCCGGCCGTGCGAAATCCGTGCAGGAACGGATCATGCCGCCCGGTATCCGACGGCCGCATGCATGACAGGCGTCGCGGCACAGCCCATGCTGCGCCGCCCCACCCTGTTCTGTTGGACAGCCCCGACGCCAACCGCCACCGCCATCCTTTGCGCTCCGCCCATGAAAACGTTCCACTGCAACCGCTGCCAGCAGCTGGTCTTCTTCGAAAACGTCCGCTGCGAGCGCTGCGATGCGCTGCTGGGTTACCTGTCCGACATCGGCGAGATCAGCGCCTTCGAAGACGCCGGCGAGGGCCGCTGGCGCAGCCTGCACCCGCGGGCCGGCGGCGCGCTCTACCGCCAGTGCCACAACTACGCGGTCGAGAACATCTGCAACGGGATGGTCCGGGCCGATGCGCCCGACACCCTGTGCCGCGCCTGCCAATTCACCGCCACCATCCCCGACCTCCGCGTGCCCGACAACCGCTTCTACTGGTACCGGCTGGAGACCGCCAAGCGGCGCCTGCTCTATACCCTGACCGCACTCGGCCTGCCGCTGCGCACCCGGCGCGAGCAGCCCGAAACCGGGCTGGCGTTCGCCTTCCTGGAAGCCACGCCGCAGGGCGAGGCCGTCATGACGGGCCATGACCGCGGCATCATCACCCTCAACATCGCCGAGGCCGACGACGCCGCGCGCGAACAGGCCCGTACCGCGCTCGGTGAGCCCTACCGCACGCTGCTCGGGCACTTCCGCCACGAGACCGGTCACTACTTCTTCGACCGCCTGATCGCCGGCACCCGCTGGCTGCCGTTGTTCCGCCGGCGCTTCGGTGATGAGCGGGCCGACTATGCCGCTGCGCTCCGGACGTACTACGGCAGCGGCCCGCCGGCCGACTGGCCGCAGACGCACATCAGCGCCTACGCCACCATGCACCCGTGGGAAGACTGGGCCGAGACCTGGGCCCACTACCTGCACATGGTCGACACGCTGGACACCGCGGTCTCATGCGGCCTCGTGCTGCGGCCGGATCACCCGCAGGAGCCCGCCCTGACCGACCAGACGCCCGTCGAGGCGGCCGGCTTCGACAGCCTGATGCAGCGCTGGTTTCCGCTGACCTACGTGCTCAACAGCCTGAACCGCAGCCTCGGCATGCCCGACGGCTATCCCTTCACGCTGGCCACGCCGGTGATCGACAAGCTGCGCTTTGTGCATCGGGTCATCGCCGCATCGGCGGCCAGGGCGCCTTGAGGTGTCCGAAGGCGCCATGCGGCATCGTGCGACGACGCACCAATCCTGTGCCGGCCCGATGCCGGTCCATGCGGCGGGCGGCAGCGCCCCGGCGATGTGTGCGCTGTGGCGCGGGAACAGGGGTCCTCGCGGCCCTTAATAGGCGGCACCTGCGCGCGCGGATTCATCGCCGCGGGATCCTGCCGACCCACCGCGCAAAACCCGTTCGCCAGCATGCAAAAAGGATCGACCGGCCGTCTGCTGTTATTCTTGTGCGTTTTCTGCCAGCGAGACCCCCCGCTCGCCGTCCAATGTTCCTCTCCCGGACGGTGCTCAGGCAGACACGGCAAGCCTACGACACGCACGACATGAAGGAAGGACAACAGCCGGATCCGGGCCGCGAAGCCGCGATCGACTGGATCCAGGAGCAGATGGAGACATACGGGCTCACGGTGGAAGACCTGCAGGCGCTGGGGTGTTTCGACGCCCCGCCCAAGCCCGCCGCCCCCGTCTATATGAACGCCGCCGGCCAGGTGTGGGACGGCACCGGCGTCATGCCGGACTGGCTCCAGCGCGCGGTCAACGCCGGCCAGAGCATCGAGCATTTCCGGGTGAACTGAGCCCCGCCTGCCCCGCGCGGGCACGGCGGCATCGAAACCGGCGCCTGCCGGGCTGACCCGGCATCGCCCGGCGCCATGGCGGACGCCGTCCTGCCGGATCGCAAGATCCGTCGGACACCCGCGACGAAACGGCGACCTCGCTTCCGGCCGAGAAAGCGCCTGCCGCGCTGCGAGGGCCGGCATGGCGCGCAGCACACCCGACCAGCCATCGCGATCAGGCCCGCCTGGGCACGCCGCGTGCGCATGGCTGCCACCCTGCCGGGCAAAGCACCGGCGGTTCGCGCCCGGACACACGCACGCCGGGTCGGTCCCTCCCGCAAACCATTGCGCGCGCCAGCCTCGGCGCATGCCGGGGCCGCTGCCTGCCCCGGCAATCGGCCGCCTCAAAAAAATTTTCGTTCTCCTTATCAGGAACGCCCGGGTGCCGCGACCAAGTTGCACGGAATGCGCTCGCGCCCGATCGCGAGGCCCGTGCGGCAAGGGCAACCGTGCCCTGCCGCCCCAACGACACCTGCACGCAAGGAGAACACCATGAAACAACACGCCATGATCGCCGCGGCCCTGGGCAGCCTGCTCGCGCTGGGCGCGGTGTCCACGCCGGCCCAGGCAGCGGACCCCGCCGCCGGCAAGGAAAAATGCTACGGCGTGGCCAAGGCCGGCCAGAACGACTGCGCCAGCCCCGGCAGCGCTCACGCCTGCGCCGGCCAGTCCAAGATCGACAAGGACCCGATGTCGTGGAAGTTCGTCCCGGCCGGCACCTGCACGCAGATGGGCGGCATGCTGCAGCAGCCTTCCAAGTAAGCCGCGCACCGGGTGACCGCCATGCAGACCGCATCGCCCCCATTGCCGGTGAGCGCCGGCGCGGGCCTGCGCGCCCCGCACTTTCCCGCCCTGCTGGACGGGCAGGCGCGCTTTCGCTGGGTGGAAGTCCATAGCGAGAACTACCTGTATGGCGGTCCGGCCCGCGCCGCGCTGCTGGCGGCCCGGGCACACCAGCCCGTCAGCCTGCACGGCGTGGGCCTGGGACTCGGCAACGCGGACGGCCTCGACGCCGATCATGCGCGCGCCATCGCCGCGCTGGCCGATGCCGTGGAACCCGCCGCCGTCTCCGAGCACCTCTGCTTCAATCGCAGCGGGGCGCGGGTCGTCAATGATCTGCTGCCGCTGCCGTATGCGCGCGAGTCGCTCGACCTCGTCGCCGCCAACATCGGGCGGGCGCAGGACATCCTGAAACGGCCGCTGCTGATCGAGAACATCGCCACCTACATCGATTGCCGCGCCCTGGTCGACCCGCGCGAGGCCATCCCGGAGGGCGCGTTCCTGACGGCGCTGGCGCGGCGCACCGGCTGCGGCATCCTGCTCGACCTGAACAACCTGTACGTCAACAGCGTCAACCACGGCGTGACGGTGGAATCCGTGCTGGCCGACATCGACCCGCGCTGCGTGCACGAAATCCACCTGGCCGGCTACAGCGAGGAAGACGGCCTGCTGATCGACACGCACAGCCGGCCGGTCCATGCACCGGTGTGGGCGCTGTACGAGGCCTATATCGCCGCGCACGGCGCGCGCCCGACGCTGATCGAGTGGGACGCCGAGCTGCCGCCGGTGCAGGTGCTGCTGCAGGAAGCGGACCGCGCCCAGGCCATCCTCGACCGCCTCGCCGCCCCTCATGCCACGGAGGCCTGCCATGCGCCTGCATGACTGGGAAGCCCGGCTGGTCGGCCAGCTCACGGCCGCCGAGCCCGCCGACGAGACACGCGGCGTCGCCGTGTATCGCAACGCCCGCCGGGCCATCCTGCGCAACGCGCTGGCCGGCGCCTATCCGGTCTGCCGCGCGCTGGTCGGCGAGGACTGCTTCGACGCGCTGGTGCAGGGCACGCTGCTGGCCCAGCCGTCGCGCTCGCCCAACCTGCATCACTACGGCGATGCCTTGCCCGCCGTCATCGCGCGCTCGCCGCTGGCCGACAGCGTGCCGTATCTGGCCGATGTCGCCATGCTCGAATGGCGCGTGCACTGGGCCCACTACGCACCCGATGCCGAGCCGGACACGCCCGAT
It encodes the following:
- a CDS encoding methyl-accepting chemotaxis protein; translated protein: MQAIMHSVRFKILCAFGVCIALLAISGIFAVRGLMRLNGNITDAYTGNTIPIAQLAEVRATQLDLRLQMRRTQALKDDAAEVTAAIQAIRTDVEQTNRVWKQYFPDSITSDKEREVATKINDTLPKFNDAANKAVDALRAGNLDAAGQIINGNSATGTSISEWLAQDIEINLEQAKDFMTDSAATYQRILLVTIALVCAGIVVGGAMSWYLLRAISRPLSRAVDVANHIAGGTLENEIVIDSQGEFGELLIALRKMDRQLADTVRGIKASAESVTVASQEIAAGNVDLSARTEQQAASLEETASSMTQLTETVKQNAENAAQANTLAASASTMAQAGNDAVQEMVGTIDKISTSSGKISEITGLIEGIAFQTNILALNAAVEAARAGEQGRGFAVVASEVRTLAQRSAAAAKEIKELIGSSVAVVQEGSKQAVEVGQNMGQVKEAIRRVSDIVSEIAAASAEQSRGIEQVNQAVTQMDEVTQQNAALVEQAAAAAQSLEEQATSLRRAVSVFRLPDGTTRTALA
- a CDS encoding fatty acid desaturase family protein, encoding MPSLLFLAGVVANTALIACADTPWLPALLTLPQALLLGGCQEAKHLCVHGTFLRNRRLNDTVGTVCAALFGVNFVAYRSFHYQHHRATCTDADPEGGLYALSWRTRWIWLLAPIELPWVAFHINRIGWPMVPAGQRLRRAAALAWMAAFAALIGLAACHAPRAVLFGYAIPLALFAWFDFVLTQAEHYQVDIAPAASVRAPAALTHDIVLPLGLGWLTLHRTLHRVHHCHPGLRWFEAPRRLRADPSAAPMSYAAFVRRWLSAGPRLWLRADASPAAPNPTDHPAHDA
- a CDS encoding metal-dependent hydrolase gives rise to the protein MMPEATRSAAGDRPYWNGTAVRSRLFDALSLLLPAGEAFLIETLQAWRAQASTPHDDALHDEIDRFIREEGAHQRAHARYNAALIAGLPGAEAVARRAECVAAGLADLGLPMQVALAAAFEQLTALVSREIVEHDTLLVDDGSQPSRLWRWHAREELDHCDVALAVAARGAPSRWLRRLALVLATGYLASDLVRYTWALCRCDIAAGASRRALLADGIRVMVGSLPALARMARGWLGFAVSPQGRLHGQA
- a CDS encoding type III effector protein, producing the protein MPRFSNCFIPTAHKPSSATPVSDTAAPTSGPEPTPAAAPAQPRPPRSARGTLKDRLKQMAHLKHVPHKPAISVDHWDEHATLKLCEQWRTGQARQPSVPDLARLAALNFERAHANSIPADQKTRRLLPEGTSESVYYQAMIETFLKAVGIEDNDVAATLESFKKVGTGGLHRQPVSIASAVGGAVSTAQYAVAANLPAKTALSGVQLLLTLLTTQLAFDSADLRFRNAGTEEVMPLGRADTTPSAKTGPNVLRTTGRLAWDLRKIRTNVSQMEKAQAALDGAQNAYDKAQATIAAAREALKAAQNALAAAQATPAAPKVTLFQHMLAESAITQAKTDIEQATRKIGQGQEAAGQAEHAIQAAGETLKIAFARFCMRNELKSDYKTASESAKVEYHGNKRFLGISVATGAANLTATILGILTPVVVSATVTTGVTAAAAALAAVLYVGYQLSSGPSKDGEAKAKRAIVALAKSLDLLAGNAAKQQKARAAAYRTYIAERRIWNRPEVRKNAKPKLVATLDEIARKDTTEHDLDPLKNWLGYAKHREEMEAAGNDHDAARAIEETFSQAHGARFSAKTVADAWKTPERMRFDSMGRLLLGKLGNAIGAVHKFNAETERAAPGESAREAFARRQIHAGRLADVKACLRDWISFEQAQSQMKSALQEKDPDQARTLLRGAAQALAAVRDTDAQNLFSRDGRKQVEATELAKRMTIGERERYTMTNAGPAALAGLVNIGGAAASLGLNIEKVVAESHGISMPAQYGDQNDARTLAQGSAPVTAPYVAAERARFQKTRMGKTVKTLARKQDDHVALKLELPAGKPMAPNTDYAAPDIDQALDKLIGQLEDLRDIPDEIQLSIGGKALPSGKLSGTTGYLNWRYDNAPLQTKAKFQMRMMEMVADNLAISVASPIAQGIAQVPLSMTRAAAHRGNAMSADVRDRLTRLAGQPADPQPSPEHPPAGTQPVPQAEPPASPRRSTPVAQAQPKQRQPALGRVPGDFDPSAARHALSDVPMLGGEAPADAPAAPAALADAVFQPRPAGDPHAEAVVQQRRMLVGSQGADATHQWLEARGIAAAPNSGATSMDCLIISLLQHATSRYDAASEPALAREAARYRTALALQHPEILSGDRMLYADEPATGALIKMINETQQVSLQLQMVLPTDDGPVQLPSPKTGHDPVGVVLFGNHFQALHQTHRDQDRTADALGANAGARDAQDSGRRIAGDAVGQPVPSTAGASPQRNAAGTPPRGPQGGTPDIGPGDDAVSDDDFYSATASLSSVASGSESERDIEDAMRRAGRHDSADTGKQARPERPKPQADAAPAPATASPPAKRPNRMIRWLSKTLKGKPKPDVQQTAAPADQQPPSMRR